A window of the Diorhabda carinulata isolate Delta chromosome 1, icDioCari1.1, whole genome shotgun sequence genome harbors these coding sequences:
- the LOC130900671 gene encoding fas apoptotic inhibitory molecule 1 translates to MEPKNASLEKSESQERNNLVAYWSVPLLDGVHTVEFEHGTKSGKRVLRVDGVEIFRRDWMFKLVGDEEFYLGKQEAKCLLKVDPMPNFAFSYSLLVDGKPLEKFTEKQSQAIRSWAVITEGKRYRIVFEKQTLNIYVNGELVEAECNFTCNGTEMSFLMGTTLAVIRAETTQKKQGVVHQLFVDGKCVEEDIIF, encoded by the exons ATGGAGCCAAAAAATGCTTCACTAGAAAAATCAGAATCACAAGAGAGGAATAATTTGGTAGCTTATTGGAGTGTTCCATTATTAGATGGTGTTCATACGGTCGAATTCGAACATGGAACAAAAAGCGGGAAAAGAGTCTTAAGAGTTGATGGAGTC GAAATTTTCAGGAGAGATTGGATGTTTAAGCTAGTAGGAGAcgaagaattttatttagggAAACAAGAAGCGAAATGTCTTTTGAAAGTCGACCCGATGCCAAATTTTGCATTTTCTTATAGTCTTTTAGTAGACGGAAAACCTCTAGAAAAGTTCACAGAAAAACAATCTCAAGCTATAAGAAGTTGGGCTGTTATAACCGAAGGGAAGCGATACAGGATCGTCTTCG AAAAGCAAACGCTGAATATATACGTCAATGGCGAATTGGTCGAAGCAGAATGCAATTTCACCTGTAACGGCACGGAGATGAGCTTCCTAATGGGCACTACTCTTGCTGTAATACGAGCCGAAACAACTCAAAAAAAACAAGGTGTCGTTCATCAACTGTTCGTCGATGGTAAATGCGTAGAagaagatataattttttga
- the LOC130900659 gene encoding fumarylacetoacetase → MKCFLKYSKFCDFPIENLPYGVFTSPGKPIPRIGVAIADYILDLNEVSHLFNGPELKNYQHVFKEQTLNRLMGLTPKAWKEARETIQSILSEANPILKNDETLCSKAFTSQSEATMHLPAHIGDYTDFYSSIHHATNVGIMFRSKENALMPNWKHLPVAYHGRASSIVVSGTPIRRPNGQTLVADGTDPVFGPSKLMDFELEMAFFVGGSNKLGEPIKIEKAEDHIFGFVLMNDWSARDIQKWEYVPLGPFLAKNLGTTISPWVVTTFALEPFKTDNFPQDPQPLPYLRHSDKCNYDINLQVDITPKDGNVSTTICRSNFKYLYWTPKQQLAHHTITGCKMNPGDLLGSGTISGETSDSFGSMLELAWKGTKPLTLLDGSQRKFLQDGDTVTMKAVCEGEEYNIGFGTCVGTLLPSIKL, encoded by the exons atgaagtgttttttaaaatattcgaaGTTTTGTGATTTTCCCATAGAAAATCTACCATACGGAGTGTTTACGTCGCCAGGAAAG cCTATTCCTAGGATAGGAGTTGCCATAGCCGATTATATACTAGATTTAAACGAAGTCTCCCATCTATTCAATGGACCAgaactgaaaaattatcaacatgTGTTTAAAGAA cAAACTCTGAACCGATTAATGGGGTTAACACCGAAGGCTTGGAAAGAAGCCAGAGAAACTATACAAAGCATTTTATCTGAAGCTaatccaattttgaaaaatgacgaAACTTTATGTAGTAA agcTTTCACGTCTCAATCTGAAGCGACGATGCATTTGCCTGCACATATCGGCGATTATACTGATTTCTACTCATCCATACACCATGCTACGAACGTTGGAATTATGTTTCGGAGCAAAGAAAATGCTTTGATGCCGAATTG GAAACATCTTCCAGTGGCTTACCATGGCAGAGCAAGTTCCATTGTAGTTTCTGGTACCCCTATTCGAAGACCAAATGGACAAACATTAGTAGCTGATG GAACTGATCCTGTATTTGGTCCAAGTAAACTAATGGATTTCGAATTGGAAATGGCGTTTTTCGTTGGTGGTTCCAACAAACTTGGAGAACCCATCAAAATCGAGAAGGCTGAAGATCATATCTTCGGTTTCGTTCTAATGAACGACTGGAGCG cAAGAGATATACAGAAGTGGGAATACGTTCCTTTAGGACCTTTCTTGGCTAAAAATTTAGGTACCACGATATCTCCTTGGGTTGTTACGACGTTTGCTTTGGAACCTTTCAAAACCGATAATTTCCCACAAGATCCACAACCTTTACCATACCTGAGGCACTCTGATAAGTGTAATTACGACATAAATCTACAAGTTGACATAACAC cTAAAGATGGTAATGTTTCTACCACGATTTGTCGttcgaattttaaatatttatattggaCTCCCAAACAGCAGCTTGCTCATCATACCATAACTGGTTGTAAAATGAATCCTGGGGATTTGTTGGGAAGTGGCACTATAAGCGGAGAA ACTTCAGATTCTTTCGGGTCTATGCTCGAATTGGCATGGAAGGGAACGAAACCACTCACTCTGTTAGATGGTTCTCAAAGAAAGTTCCTCCAGGACGGAGATACAGTTACCATGAAAGCCGTTTGTGAAGGAGAAGAATATAATATTGGATTTGGTACTTGTGTAGGAACTTTATTGCCAtctataaaattgtaa